A single Comamonas sp. NLF-1-9 DNA region contains:
- the lptB gene encoding LPS export ABC transporter ATP-binding protein: MASAMPGAPAPAGAEAASLLQVQHLKKSYGGRTVVHDVSLNVPRGEVVGLLGPNGAGKTTSFYMIVGLVRCDGGSIAIDGHDVTRMPIHRRAHLGLSYLPQEASIFRKLNVQENVRAVLELQRGEDGRPLARALIEERLSALLQDLHVEHLRETRALALSGGERRRVEIARALATQPRFILLDEPFAGIDPIAVIEIQRIIGFLKERGIGVLITDHNVRETLGICDHAYIISEGRVLARGAPSEIVDNAEVRRVYLGEHFRM; this comes from the coding sequence ATGGCCAGCGCAATGCCCGGTGCGCCGGCGCCTGCCGGCGCCGAGGCCGCAAGCCTGCTGCAGGTTCAGCACCTGAAGAAGAGCTACGGCGGGCGCACCGTGGTGCACGACGTCTCGCTCAACGTGCCGCGCGGCGAGGTCGTCGGCCTGCTCGGGCCCAATGGCGCGGGCAAGACCACGTCGTTTTACATGATCGTCGGCCTGGTGCGCTGCGACGGCGGCAGCATCGCGATCGACGGCCACGACGTCACGCGCATGCCCATCCACCGGCGCGCGCACCTGGGCCTGTCCTATCTGCCCCAGGAAGCCTCGATCTTTCGCAAGCTCAACGTGCAGGAGAACGTGCGCGCGGTGCTCGAGCTGCAGCGCGGCGAGGACGGCCGCCCGCTCGCGCGCGCGCTGATCGAAGAGCGCCTGAGCGCGCTGCTGCAAGACCTGCATGTGGAGCACCTGCGCGAGACGCGCGCGCTGGCGCTCTCGGGCGGCGAGCGCCGGCGCGTGGAGATCGCGCGGGCGCTGGCCACGCAGCCGCGCTTCATCCTGCTCGACGAGCCCTTTGCCGGGATCGACCCGATCGCGGTGATCGAGATCCAGCGCATCATCGGCTTCCTCAAGGAGCGCGGCATCGGCGTGCTCATCACCGACCACAACGTGCGCGAGACCCTGGGCATCTGCGACCACGCCTACATCATCAGCGAAGGCCGGGTGCTCGCGCGCGGCGCGCCCTCGGAGATCGTGGACAACGCCGAGGTGCGCCGCGTCTATCTGGGCGAGCACTTCCGGATGTAG
- the rpoN gene encoding RNA polymerase factor sigma-54, protein MKVGLSLGVSQHLALTPQLQQSIRLLQLSTLELAQEVEAMLIDNPFLERAGEEPPAAGAPAPERRPERSEIAPISEAFDADPESAGSQNSAETRSDWEGDRELDPSGADSPWSSEAPGRAARREDDESEASEHESAHETLAEHLHRQALLLRLTRAERAALSWLIDSLNDDGYLEDAIESLVETLVGPENTEYLLEMSEHFALALKLLQSLEPAGVGARSLAECLQLQLAALRDAGACPRAVLDAAMCICEQPLEWLARRDVRRLSQACGASEEDTRAAMALIARLEPRPGRRFAQVQHNLVTPDVLVRRRLEGGQVRLDVQLNPEVVPQLRVHDAYAQALRQHRKDEGHAALQSRLQEARWFIRNVEQRFDTILRTARAIVDKQQPFFLHGELAMRPLVMREIAEELGLHESTISRVTSAKYMATPQGTYELKYFFGSGLGTDTGGSTSSTAVRALLRQFIAAEDPARPLSDGQLADMLKEQGIACARRTVAKYREQLKIAPASLRRQV, encoded by the coding sequence ATGAAGGTCGGCCTGTCGCTGGGCGTCTCGCAACACCTTGCGCTGACGCCGCAACTGCAGCAGTCCATTCGCCTGCTGCAACTGTCCACGCTGGAGCTGGCGCAGGAGGTGGAGGCCATGCTCATCGACAACCCCTTCCTCGAGCGCGCGGGCGAGGAGCCCCCCGCAGCCGGCGCGCCCGCGCCGGAGCGGCGCCCCGAGCGCAGCGAGATTGCTCCTATTTCAGAAGCATTTGACGCAGACCCGGAAAGCGCTGGAAGCCAAAACAGTGCCGAAACCCGGAGCGACTGGGAAGGCGACCGCGAGCTCGACCCCAGCGGCGCCGACAGCCCCTGGAGCAGCGAGGCCCCGGGCCGCGCCGCCCGGCGCGAGGACGATGAGAGCGAGGCGAGCGAGCACGAGAGCGCGCACGAAACCCTGGCCGAGCACCTGCACCGCCAGGCGCTGCTGCTGCGCCTCACCCGCGCCGAACGCGCGGCGCTGTCCTGGCTGATCGATTCGCTCAACGACGACGGCTACCTCGAAGACGCCATCGAATCGCTGGTCGAAACCCTGGTCGGCCCCGAGAACACCGAATACCTGCTGGAGATGAGCGAGCACTTTGCGCTGGCGCTCAAGCTGCTGCAAAGCCTGGAGCCCGCCGGTGTCGGCGCGCGCAGCCTGGCCGAATGCCTGCAACTGCAACTGGCGGCGCTGCGCGACGCGGGCGCCTGCCCGCGGGCGGTGCTGGATGCGGCCATGTGCATCTGCGAGCAGCCGCTTGAGTGGCTCGCGCGGCGCGACGTGCGGCGCCTGTCGCAGGCCTGCGGCGCGAGCGAGGAGGACACGCGCGCCGCCATGGCGCTGATCGCCCGGCTGGAACCGCGCCCGGGGCGGCGCTTTGCCCAGGTGCAGCACAACCTCGTCACGCCCGACGTGCTCGTGCGCCGCCGCCTGGAGGGCGGGCAGGTGCGCCTGGACGTGCAGCTCAACCCCGAAGTGGTGCCGCAGCTGCGCGTGCACGACGCCTACGCCCAGGCGCTGCGCCAGCACCGCAAGGACGAAGGCCACGCCGCGCTGCAAAGCCGCCTGCAGGAGGCGCGCTGGTTCATCAGGAACGTCGAGCAGCGCTTTGACACCATCTTGCGCACCGCGCGCGCCATCGTGGACAAGCAGCAGCCCTTCTTCCTGCATGGCGAGCTCGCCATGCGTCCGCTGGTGATGCGCGAGATTGCCGAGGAGCTGGGCCTGCACGAATCGACCATCTCGCGCGTGACCAGCGCCAAATACATGGCCACGCCCCAGGGCACCTACGAACTGAAGTACTTCTTCGGCTCGGGCCTGGGCACCGACACCGGCGGCAGCACCTCCAGCACCGCGGTGCGCGCGCTGCTGCGCCAGTTCATCGCCGCCGAAGACCCGGCGCGGCCGCTGTCCGACGGGCAACTGGCCGACATGCTCAAGGAGCAAGGCATCGCCTGCGCGCGGCGCACCGTGGCCAAATACCGCGAACAGCTCAAGATTGCGCCCGCCAGCCTGCGCCGCCAGGTCTGA
- a CDS encoding class I SAM-dependent RNA methyltransferase, producing MSTSHTLFLPCAAGVEGFLASEVQAITGAARVQAQRAGVQLSAPWPAVLRLNLHSRLAQRVLVQLAHAPYRSEDDVYQLAAGVRWQEWFQPSQTFRVDVTAQRSPLKSLNFAALRVKDAVADRFRQLSGSRPSVDTQRPQVRIHLHLSETHASVSIDTSGEPLFKRGWREDKGDAPLKETLAAAMIAACGWTPESGLPLYDPCCGSGTIVIEAAQIACRIAPGLRRRFAFEQLLTHQSASWKAIKEEAASAVRTNAAPVFGSDISHRMVDFARRNAERAGVAAAVQLRGGDALERMPPCEEPGVMLLNPPYGERIAAAGAAGVNSRERSLAPRPGRETAQTPGGDGEDFFRQLASHWKRHYAGWQAWLLTPDRELPGAMRLKATRRVPLFNGPIECRLLRFDMVAGSARGQRPTGSEDTAP from the coding sequence ATGTCCACCAGCCATACGCTTTTTCTGCCCTGCGCCGCCGGCGTCGAGGGTTTTCTTGCCAGCGAGGTGCAGGCCATCACCGGCGCCGCCCGGGTGCAGGCGCAGCGCGCCGGCGTGCAGCTCAGCGCACCCTGGCCGGCGGTACTGCGCCTGAACCTGCACAGCCGCCTCGCGCAGCGCGTGCTGGTGCAGCTGGCCCACGCGCCCTACCGCAGCGAGGACGATGTCTACCAGCTGGCCGCCGGCGTGCGCTGGCAGGAGTGGTTCCAGCCGAGCCAGACTTTTCGCGTGGACGTGACGGCGCAGCGCAGCCCGCTCAAGAGCCTGAACTTTGCCGCGTTGCGCGTGAAGGACGCGGTCGCCGACCGCTTTCGCCAGCTCAGCGGCAGCCGCCCCAGCGTGGACACCCAGCGCCCGCAGGTGCGCATCCACCTGCACCTGAGCGAAACCCACGCCAGCGTCTCCATCGACACCTCGGGCGAGCCGCTGTTCAAGCGCGGCTGGCGCGAGGACAAGGGCGACGCGCCGCTGAAGGAAACGCTCGCCGCCGCCATGATCGCCGCCTGCGGCTGGACGCCCGAGTCCGGCCTGCCGCTGTACGACCCCTGCTGCGGCAGCGGCACCATCGTGATCGAGGCCGCGCAAATTGCCTGCCGCATCGCGCCGGGGCTCAGGCGCCGCTTTGCCTTCGAGCAGTTGCTCACGCACCAGAGCGCAAGCTGGAAAGCTATCAAAGAAGAAGCTGCCAGCGCAGTACGGACAAACGCTGCGCCCGTTTTTGGCAGTGACATATCGCACCGCATGGTGGACTTTGCGCGGCGCAATGCCGAGCGCGCGGGCGTCGCGGCCGCCGTGCAGCTGCGCGGCGGGGATGCGCTCGAGCGCATGCCGCCCTGCGAAGAGCCCGGCGTGATGCTGCTCAACCCGCCCTACGGCGAGCGCATCGCCGCCGCCGGCGCCGCCGGCGTGAACAGCCGCGAGCGCAGCCTGGCCCCGCGCCCGGGCCGCGAAACCGCACAGACGCCGGGCGGCGACGGCGAGGACTTCTTTCGCCAGCTCGCCAGCCACTGGAAGCGCCACTACGCCGGCTGGCAGGCCTGGCTGCTCACGCCCGACCGCGAACTGCCCGGCGCGATGCGCCTGAAAGCCACGCGCCGCGTGCCGCTGTTCAACGGGCCCATCGAATGCCGCCTGCTGCGCTTTGACATGGTGGCGGGCAGCGCGCGCGGGCAGCGTCCGACAGGTAGCGAGGACACGGCGCCGTGA
- a CDS encoding M15 family metallopeptidase, with protein sequence MPHLFRSSIAAALLAGLLGACAAPSVTSSADAASAGNLVALAPLAPTVVQDMRYFGPHNFVGRPIAGYEAPQCWLSQAAAQALARVQQDLAPHGLGLKVFDCYRPQQAVDDFVRWGADLADQRTKAEYYPRVPKSELFARGYIAEKSGHSRASTADLTLIVHDAARAARMLQGPLAAGHEVDMGSPFDLFDEQSHTEYAGLSAPVRHNRLWLRALMQQHGWRNLPEEWWHYTLVNEPWPERYFNVPVR encoded by the coding sequence ATGCCTCACCTCTTTCGTTCCTCCATCGCCGCTGCCCTGCTGGCCGGTCTGCTCGGCGCCTGCGCGGCGCCTTCGGTCACCTCATCGGCAGATGCCGCATCGGCCGGCAATCTCGTCGCGCTGGCCCCCTTGGCGCCCACCGTGGTGCAGGACATGCGCTACTTCGGCCCGCACAACTTCGTCGGCCGCCCCATCGCCGGCTACGAGGCGCCGCAATGCTGGCTCAGCCAAGCGGCCGCGCAGGCGCTCGCCCGGGTGCAGCAAGACTTGGCGCCGCACGGCCTGGGTCTGAAGGTGTTCGACTGCTACCGCCCGCAGCAGGCCGTCGATGATTTCGTGCGCTGGGGCGCAGATTTGGCGGACCAGCGCACCAAGGCCGAGTACTACCCGCGCGTGCCCAAGTCGGAATTGTTTGCGCGCGGCTACATCGCCGAAAAATCCGGCCACAGCCGCGCGAGCACCGCCGACTTGACCCTCATCGTGCACGACGCAGCGCGCGCCGCCCGCATGCTGCAGGGGCCGCTCGCAGCGGGGCACGAGGTCGACATGGGCTCGCCCTTTGATTTGTTCGACGAGCAATCGCACACCGAATACGCGGGCCTGAGCGCGCCGGTGCGCCACAACCGCCTGTGGCTGCGCGCGCTGATGCAGCAGCACGGCTGGCGCAACCTGCCCGAGGAGTGGTGGCACTACACGCTGGTGAACGAGCCTTGGCCAGAGCGCTACTTCAACGTGCCGGTACGCTGA
- a CDS encoding cupin domain-containing protein, with translation MTDFADRRLPEEPDVLAPDGSEVRILLAFEGQGSMAHFRLPAGAVAKAVVHRSVQELWYVLEGRGQMWRSQAGREEVLQLQPGLCLSIPVGTRFQFRAAPDAPLSAVAVTLPPWPGADEAQFVQGPWQASV, from the coding sequence ATGACCGACTTCGCCGATCGCCGCCTGCCCGAAGAACCCGACGTGCTCGCGCCCGACGGCTCCGAGGTGCGCATCCTGCTCGCCTTCGAAGGGCAAGGATCGATGGCGCACTTTCGTCTGCCCGCGGGCGCGGTGGCCAAGGCGGTGGTGCACCGCAGCGTGCAAGAGCTGTGGTACGTGCTTGAAGGGCGCGGGCAGATGTGGCGCAGCCAGGCCGGGCGCGAAGAAGTGCTGCAACTGCAACCCGGCCTGTGCCTGTCGATTCCCGTGGGCACGCGCTTTCAGTTTCGCGCCGCGCCTGATGCACCCCTGAGCGCCGTCGCCGTCACCCTGCCGCCGTGGCCGGGGGCGGACGAGGCGCAGTTCGTGCAGGGGCCGTGGCAGGCCAGTGTGTAG
- a CDS encoding alpha/beta fold hydrolase: protein MQPFSLRLAAACALSALVAACGGGDDAPPDPLASYRAQVLDWQACDTTILGTDMPAGAALMWQELGDRLQCAWMRAPMDWGAPQKGDVSVALLRVRSADAAQRRGSLLFNPGGPGGDGLNMPFVLRGAFAQSNPDSPLGARQLRLLDTYDMVGFSPRGVGASTRLQCASNEFSRSHSTAYADLSDATLADNRYNDELLARACARNPLTPYINTDATARDMDLMRHLLGDDKLNFIGYSYGTWLGAWYASLYPERVGRMVLDSSMDFGSPMEESNDATVIAVDRVYKQVLLPYAARHDDVFRLGADPQAMVATWMQWPPRLQGVVTEKLTKLAYSSRFADASLHAFAAAQGMAEVLAAAAPDASAETLKQAVRAHHYTPEHPEVRMLALDMFETYAKTWLDPEVESFSETDIYWAVTCNDDVSIGDRAAWDRQTWAVARQFPLSFGVRMSNPCLSWGGPSVRKPPIAAMRGANVLMVQSQYDIATPADGATPSFGADQFFAKLPAAQRVYVPGEYTHGLYPYKDQCLDGAVTGYLLGEPLMQRELQCQAHPLPEDEKSVQGSQKSGAAPASNYLDAQKADAWLDFYKDRIQSARPRS, encoded by the coding sequence ATGCAACCGTTTTCCCTTCGCCTTGCTGCCGCCTGCGCCCTGAGCGCCCTCGTCGCCGCCTGTGGCGGGGGTGACGATGCGCCGCCCGACCCCCTGGCCAGCTACCGCGCGCAGGTGCTGGACTGGCAGGCCTGCGATACCACCATTCTGGGCACCGACATGCCGGCCGGCGCCGCGCTCATGTGGCAAGAGCTGGGTGATCGCCTGCAATGCGCCTGGATGCGCGCGCCCATGGACTGGGGCGCACCGCAAAAGGGCGATGTCTCCGTGGCGCTGCTGCGCGTGCGCAGCGCCGATGCGGCGCAGCGTCGCGGTTCGCTGCTGTTCAACCCCGGCGGCCCCGGCGGCGATGGTCTGAACATGCCCTTCGTGCTGCGCGGTGCGTTTGCGCAAAGCAATCCGGACAGCCCCCTGGGCGCGCGGCAACTGCGTCTGCTCGATACCTACGACATGGTCGGCTTTTCGCCGCGCGGCGTGGGCGCCAGCACCCGGCTGCAATGCGCCAGCAATGAATTTTCGCGCAGCCACAGCACGGCCTATGCCGATCTGAGCGATGCCACCCTGGCCGACAACCGCTACAACGATGAACTGCTGGCGCGTGCCTGCGCGCGCAACCCGCTCACGCCCTACATCAACACCGACGCCACGGCGCGCGACATGGATTTGATGCGCCATCTGCTGGGCGACGACAAGCTCAACTTCATCGGCTATTCCTACGGCACCTGGCTGGGCGCCTGGTACGCCAGCCTCTACCCCGAGCGCGTGGGACGCATGGTGCTGGACAGTTCGATGGACTTTGGCAGCCCGATGGAAGAGTCCAACGACGCCACCGTGATCGCGGTCGATCGCGTGTACAAGCAGGTCTTGCTGCCCTATGCGGCGCGCCATGACGATGTCTTCAGGCTGGGCGCCGATCCCCAGGCCATGGTCGCCACGTGGATGCAATGGCCCCCGCGCTTGCAGGGCGTGGTCACGGAAAAGTTGACGAAACTGGCCTACTCCAGCAGGTTTGCGGACGCCTCTTTGCATGCCTTTGCCGCAGCGCAAGGCATGGCCGAGGTATTGGCTGCGGCCGCACCCGACGCCAGTGCCGAGACGCTGAAACAGGCGGTGCGGGCCCATCACTACACCCCTGAGCATCCTGAAGTGCGCATGCTGGCGCTGGACATGTTCGAAACCTATGCCAAGACGTGGCTCGATCCCGAGGTGGAGAGTTTCAGTGAAACCGACATCTACTGGGCGGTGACGTGCAACGACGACGTCAGCATCGGCGACCGCGCCGCATGGGACAGGCAAACCTGGGCTGTGGCCCGGCAATTCCCCCTGTCCTTCGGCGTGCGCATGTCCAACCCCTGCCTGAGCTGGGGCGGCCCCAGCGTGCGCAAACCGCCGATCGCCGCCATGCGGGGCGCGAACGTGCTGATGGTGCAGTCGCAATACGACATCGCCACACCTGCCGACGGGGCTACCCCGTCCTTTGGGGCGGACCAGTTCTTTGCCAAGCTGCCGGCGGCGCAGCGCGTGTACGTGCCCGGCGAATACACCCACGGCCTGTACCCCTACAAGGACCAGTGCCTCGATGGCGCGGTCACGGGCTATCTGCTGGGTGAACCCTTGATGCAGCGGGAGCTGCAATGCCAGGCCCACCCGCTGCCCGAGGACGAAAAGAGCGTGCAGGGGTCGCAGAAATCCGGCGCTGCCCCGGCTTCCAACTACCTCGATGCACAAAAGGCCGATGCCTGGCTGGACTTCTACAAGGACCGCATCCAGTCGGCGCGCCCGCGCAGCTGA
- a CDS encoding putative toxin-antitoxin system toxin component, PIN family produces MLAPSAKPAVLVLDTHIVLDLFAFEDARAAALHAWLREPGVRWLATAAMREELARVLHYPAMASNLQQRERTADAVLARFDAHATRVETAPAVRWRCRDADDQKFIDLAVQRRALLLSRDKEVLRLKKRLAALGVCIQADFEQTSKQ; encoded by the coding sequence ATGCTTGCTCCCAGCGCAAAACCCGCCGTCCTGGTGCTCGATACCCACATCGTGCTCGATCTCTTCGCTTTTGAAGACGCGCGCGCGGCCGCCTTGCACGCATGGCTGCGCGAACCCGGCGTGCGCTGGCTGGCGACCGCCGCCATGCGCGAAGAGCTGGCGCGGGTGCTGCACTACCCGGCGATGGCCAGCAACTTGCAGCAACGCGAGCGCACGGCGGATGCGGTGCTGGCGCGCTTCGACGCACACGCCACGCGGGTCGAGACGGCGCCTGCGGTGCGCTGGCGCTGCCGCGACGCCGACGACCAGAAGTTCATCGACCTGGCGGTACAACGGCGCGCGCTGCTGCTGTCGCGGGACAAGGAGGTGCTGCGGCTGAAGAAACGCCTCGCGGCGCTGGGCGTGTGCATTCAGGCAGATTTTGAGCAGACTTCAAAACAATAG
- a CDS encoding solute carrier family 23 protein — protein MGFFSWRAVPTEVLAGGGVVGPDERLPWRETGLMGIQHVIAMFGSTVLAPILMGFDPNLAVFMSGIGTLIFFLVTGGKVPSYLGSSFAFIGVVIAATGYAGKGLNANIDVALGGIIACGAVYVLIGLVVHAIGTGWIERFMPPVVTGTVVAVIGLNLAGIPVKNMAANNFESWMQALTFLCVAAVAVFTRGMVQRLLIVVGLLIATVLYALLTNGMGLGKPFDVSGIAAAPWLGMPQFHAPVFNSAAMVLIVPVVIILVAENLGHLKAVTAMTGKDLDPYLGRAFIGDGLATMVSAGGGGTGVTTYAENIGVMAATRIYSTAVFLVAALIALLLGFSPKFGALIQAIPLPVMGGVSIVVFGLIAITGAKIWVDNKVDFSQPSNLIVAAIPLVLGTGEFTLKFGDFALGGIGTATFGAILLNALLKPRKS, from the coding sequence ATGGGGTTTTTCAGCTGGAGAGCAGTGCCGACCGAGGTGCTGGCGGGCGGCGGCGTGGTCGGCCCCGACGAGCGCCTGCCGTGGCGGGAAACCGGCCTGATGGGCATACAGCACGTGATTGCCATGTTCGGCTCCACGGTGCTCGCGCCCATCCTCATGGGGTTCGATCCGAATCTGGCGGTGTTCATGAGCGGCATAGGCACGCTGATCTTCTTCCTCGTCACGGGCGGCAAGGTGCCGAGCTACCTGGGCTCGTCGTTCGCCTTCATCGGCGTGGTGATCGCCGCTACGGGCTATGCCGGCAAGGGGCTGAACGCCAACATCGACGTGGCGCTGGGCGGCATCATCGCTTGCGGCGCGGTCTACGTGCTGATCGGCCTCGTCGTGCATGCAATAGGCACGGGGTGGATAGAGCGCTTCATGCCGCCGGTCGTGACCGGCACGGTGGTGGCGGTCATCGGCCTGAACCTGGCGGGCATCCCGGTCAAGAACATGGCGGCCAACAATTTCGAGAGCTGGATGCAGGCGCTCACCTTCCTGTGCGTCGCCGCCGTGGCGGTGTTCACCCGGGGCATGGTGCAGCGCCTGTTGATCGTCGTCGGCCTCTTGATCGCCACGGTGCTCTACGCGCTGCTGACCAACGGCATGGGGCTGGGCAAACCGTTTGATGTCTCCGGCATCGCGGCCGCGCCCTGGCTCGGCATGCCGCAGTTTCATGCGCCGGTGTTCAACAGCGCGGCGATGGTCTTGATCGTGCCGGTCGTGATCATCCTGGTGGCGGAAAACCTTGGGCACCTGAAGGCGGTCACGGCCATGACCGGCAAGGACCTGGACCCTTACCTGGGCCGCGCCTTCATCGGCGACGGCCTGGCCACCATGGTCAGCGCCGGCGGCGGCGGCACGGGCGTGACCACTTATGCCGAGAACATCGGCGTGATGGCAGCCACGCGCATCTATTCCACCGCGGTGTTTCTCGTCGCCGCGCTGATCGCGCTGCTACTGGGCTTCAGCCCCAAGTTCGGCGCGCTGATCCAGGCGATTCCGCTGCCGGTGATGGGCGGCGTGTCCATCGTCGTCTTCGGCCTGATCGCGATCACCGGCGCCAAGATCTGGGTAGACAACAAGGTGGATTTTTCGCAGCCGAGCAACCTCATCGTGGCCGCGATTCCGCTGGTGCTGGGCACGGGAGAGTTCACGCTCAAGTTCGGCGACTTCGCGCTCGGCGGCATAGGCACCGCAACCTTTGGCGCGATCTTGCTCAACGCACTGCTCAAGCCGCGCAAGAGCTGA
- a CDS encoding hotdog fold thioesterase, protein MPIWKKPVSLEGITASHHNTAISHLGIEFLEIGNDFLRARVPVDERTRQPFGLLHGGVSVVLAETLGSSGAYYASPEGHRAVGLEINANHLRAATSGWVTGTARPVHIGRSTQVWQIEMVNDAGEMTCISRITMAVLAPR, encoded by the coding sequence ATGCCGATCTGGAAAAAACCCGTCTCGCTGGAAGGCATCACCGCCTCGCACCACAACACCGCGATCTCGCACCTGGGCATTGAATTCCTGGAGATCGGCAACGACTTCCTGCGCGCGCGCGTGCCGGTGGACGAGCGCACGCGCCAGCCCTTCGGCCTGTTGCACGGCGGCGTGAGCGTGGTGCTGGCCGAAACCCTGGGCTCGTCCGGCGCCTACTACGCCAGCCCCGAGGGCCACCGCGCGGTCGGCCTGGAGATCAACGCCAACCACTTGCGCGCTGCTACCAGCGGCTGGGTCACGGGCACGGCACGCCCCGTGCACATCGGGCGCAGCACGCAGGTCTGGCAGATCGAGATGGTGAACGACGCGGGCGAGATGACTTGCATCTCGCGCATCACCATGGCGGTGCTGGCTCCCAGGTGA
- a CDS encoding cob(I)yrinic acid a,c-diamide adenosyltransferase, whose protein sequence is MGKRVSAVATRTGDDGTTGLGNNTRVSKNSGRPHAMGDVDELNSHIGLLLCESLPEDVRALLTDIQDQLFNLGGELSIPGFALLKDEALAQLDEALARYNKSLPRLEEFILPAGTRAACEAHVARTVARRAERAVVALQESEEMRPAPRQYLNRLSDLLFVLARVLNRMDDGKEVYWQSEKLKRSQQDGAD, encoded by the coding sequence ATGGGCAAACGCGTAAGCGCCGTCGCCACGCGCACCGGCGACGACGGCACGACCGGACTGGGCAACAACACCCGGGTATCGAAGAACAGCGGCCGCCCGCACGCCATGGGCGACGTGGACGAGCTCAACAGCCACATCGGCCTGCTGCTGTGCGAGAGCCTACCCGAGGACGTGCGCGCCCTGCTCACCGACATCCAGGACCAGCTGTTCAACCTCGGCGGCGAGCTGTCGATTCCGGGTTTTGCGCTGCTCAAGGACGAGGCGCTCGCGCAGCTCGACGAGGCGCTTGCGCGCTACAACAAGAGCTTGCCGCGGCTGGAGGAATTCATCCTGCCCGCAGGCACGCGCGCAGCCTGCGAGGCGCATGTGGCGCGCACCGTGGCGCGCCGGGCCGAGCGCGCGGTGGTCGCGCTGCAAGAGTCGGAGGAGATGCGGCCCGCGCCGCGCCAATACCTGAACCGCCTGTCGGACCTGCTCTTCGTGCTCGCCCGCGTGCTCAACCGCATGGACGATGGCAAGGAGGTCTATTGGCAGAGCGAGAAGCTCAAGCGCTCGCAGCAGGACGGGGCTGATTAA
- a CDS encoding FAD-binding oxidoreductase → MNAPQDSAHLLPQIAPRPVPQTLIDALSARFGAQCSTALAVREQHGRDESPFTTVPPPAAVVFAESTRDVADAVRLASEHAVPVIPWGVGSSLEGHVLAVQGGISIDVGRMDRVLSVNADDLTVTVQPGITRKALNDAVKDTGLFFPIDPGADASIGGMTATRASGTNAVRYGTMRENVLALEVVTASGEVIRTGTHARKSSAGYDLTRLMVGSEGTLGIFTEITVRLYPLPEAVSAAICSFPSVEAAVRTVIQTIQLGVPIARVELIDANSVRGVNRHSKLNLREAPLLLMEFHGSPAGVKEQAETVQEIASEYGGADFEWADTPEERTRLWTARHNAYFAAVQSRPGCRCITTDTCVPISRLADALLDSVAEADASGIPYFLVGHVGDGNFHMGYLIDPEDPQERALAEQLNHQLVRRALRLGGTCTGEHGVGVHKMGFLAEEAGAGAIEMMRAIKRALDPKNILNPGKIFLL, encoded by the coding sequence ATGAACGCACCCCAGGACAGCGCCCATTTGCTGCCGCAGATCGCCCCGCGCCCCGTGCCCCAGACGCTGATCGATGCCCTGAGCGCGCGCTTTGGCGCCCAATGCTCTACCGCACTGGCGGTGCGCGAGCAGCACGGGCGCGATGAATCCCCCTTCACCACGGTGCCGCCGCCCGCGGCCGTGGTGTTTGCCGAGAGTACCCGGGACGTGGCCGACGCGGTGCGCCTGGCCAGCGAACATGCGGTGCCGGTCATCCCCTGGGGCGTGGGTTCTTCGCTTGAGGGCCACGTGCTGGCGGTGCAAGGCGGCATCAGCATCGACGTGGGCCGCATGGACCGCGTGCTCTCGGTCAATGCCGACGACCTCACCGTGACGGTGCAGCCGGGCATCACGCGCAAGGCCTTGAACGACGCGGTCAAGGACACCGGCCTGTTCTTCCCGATAGACCCGGGCGCGGACGCGAGCATAGGCGGCATGACCGCCACGCGCGCCAGCGGCACCAATGCGGTGCGCTACGGCACCATGCGCGAGAACGTGCTGGCGCTGGAAGTGGTGACCGCCAGCGGCGAAGTGATCCGCACCGGCACCCACGCGCGCAAGAGCAGCGCGGGCTACGACCTCACGCGGCTGATGGTGGGCAGCGAAGGGACGCTGGGCATCTTCACCGAGATCACAGTGCGCCTGTACCCGCTGCCCGAGGCGGTGAGCGCGGCGATCTGCTCGTTTCCGAGCGTGGAGGCGGCGGTGCGCACCGTCATCCAGACGATACAACTGGGCGTGCCGATCGCGCGCGTGGAGCTGATCGACGCCAACAGCGTGCGCGGCGTCAACCGCCACAGCAAGCTGAACCTGCGCGAAGCGCCGCTGCTGCTCATGGAATTCCACGGCTCGCCGGCCGGCGTGAAGGAGCAGGCCGAAACCGTGCAGGAGATTGCCAGCGAGTACGGCGGCGCCGACTTCGAATGGGCCGACACGCCCGAGGAGCGCACGCGGCTTTGGACCGCGCGGCACAACGCCTACTTTGCCGCGGTGCAAAGCCGCCCGGGTTGCCGCTGCATCACCACAGACACCTGCGTGCCGATCTCGCGCCTGGCCGACGCGCTGCTCGACAGCGTGGCCGAGGCCGACGCCAGCGGCATCCCCTACTTCCTGGTCGGCCATGTGGGCGACGGCAACTTCCACATGGGCTACCTGATCGACCCGGAAGATCCGCAGGAGCGCGCGCTGGCCGAGCAGCTCAATCACCAGTTGGTGCGCCGCGCGCTGCGCCTGGGCGGCACCTGCACCGGCGAGCACGGCGTGGGCGTGCACAAGATGGGTTTTCTCGCCGAGGAAGCTGGCGCGGGCGCGATCGAGATGATGCGCGCGATCAAGCGCGCGCTCGACCCGAAGAACATCCTGAACCCGGGCAAGATCTTCCTGCTCTGA